One window of the Gemmatimonas sp. UBA7669 genome contains the following:
- a CDS encoding Flp family type IVb pilin: MINAFRELLREEDGASLAEYAMLLGIITVAMIGVFSLFKDAIGGIFTRTTNTFNSAASA, translated from the coding sequence ATGATCAACGCGTTCCGGGAATTGCTCAGGGAAGAGGACGGAGCATCGCTGGCTGAGTATGCCATGCTGCTTGGCATCATCACCGTGGCGATGATTGGCGTGTTCAGCCTCTTCAAGGACGCAATCGGCGGCATCTTCACCCGCACGACGAACACCTTCAATTCGGCGGCCAGCGCCTGA